The following proteins are encoded in a genomic region of Chiroxiphia lanceolata isolate bChiLan1 chromosome 18, bChiLan1.pri, whole genome shotgun sequence:
- the LIF gene encoding leukemia inhibitory factor, which yields MWECCGAPRPEGRRGSACRGAGVVPFMALLLLQRRPVAGRALLVTGSSCPGHGLCRSNVQEQTRRQVALLNATAQDLFSLYLKCQGEPFSSESDKLCNPTGIFFPAFRVNRTSERKEVMVAMYKLFAFLNASLGNITRDQEELNPTAKELLDRLHNTTKTTRGLISNLTCLLCKNYNIFQVDVRYGESSKGKSAFKKKQQGCQVLRKYVQVIGQAARVLLPHLSPS from the exons ATGTGGGAATGCTGCGGGGCCCCCCGCCCGGAAGGGAGGCGGGGGAGCGCCTGCCGGGGGGCAG GTGTCGTGCCCTTCAtggccctgctcctgctgcagcgGCGGCCGGTGGCAGGACGGGCACTGCTGGTCACCGGCTCCAGCTGCCCCGGCCACGGCTTGTGCCGCTCCAACGTGCAGGAGCAGACCCGCAGGCAGGTCGCGCTGCTCAACGCCACCGCCCAGGACCTCTTCAGCCTCTAC CTGAAGTGCCAGGGAGAACCGTTCAGCAGCGAGAGTGACAAACTCTGCAACCCCACCGGCAtcttcttccctgctttccGTGTCAACCGGACGAGTGAGAGGAAGGAGGTGATGGTGGCCATGTACAAGCTCTTCGCCTTCCTCAACGCCTCGCTGGGGAACATCACGCGCGACCAGGAGGAGCTCAACCCCACGGCCAAGGAACTCCTGGATCGGCTCCACAACACCACCAAGACCACCCGGGGCCTCATCTCCAACCTCACCTGCCTCCTCTGCAAGAACTACAACATCTTCCAGGTGGACGTCAGGTATGGGGAGAGTTCCAAGGGCAAGAGCGCCTTCAAGAAGAAGCAGCAGGGCTGCCAGGTGCTCAGGAAGTACGTGCAGGTCATCGGCCAGGCAGCACGTGTCCTCCTACCTCATCTCAGCCCCTCATGA